CAGGCTCCTAATCAGCTAGCCCACCACAACAAATATGAATCAAGGTTCATAATAAGCAAGTTCATTTCATGCTCTTCTATCAAAAATATGGAAGCTATTTCAGCATTTGCGCGCGACCTCAATGTTACACTGATTGCACATTCAATTTGTCGCATTTCTTAAACATACCAAGCGAACAAGAACATCTCCGCAGCTAGAAATGGCGGACCACTGATTCAAACAACAAAAACAAACAAGGTGAACATGTGAAATTCAAAACCATTATTATTCTCTTGCTGGGAACAACGGTAGGCTTTACGGCTCAAGCTAAGGTGTGTAAGAAAGGCCAACCATGTGGTAACTCGTGCATTTCATGGAAGAAAACTTGCCATAAAGGAACGTATTCGTCGTATTCGAGCCCAGTTTATTCAAGTGACAGTACCAGCAATACCGTTGGTATCGCTGGTAAGTATGTTGTCACCGCAAACCGTCTCAATGTACGAGACAATCCGTTCAATCCTGGAAATGGAAACGTAGTTGGT
The Vibrio navarrensis DNA segment above includes these coding regions:
- a CDS encoding SH3 domain-containing protein produces the protein MKFKTIIILLLGTTVGFTAQAKVCKKGQPCGNSCISWKKTCHKGTYSSYSSPVYSSDSTSNTVGIAGKYVVTANRLNVRDNPFNPGNGNVVGTLVKGEEINVKLFLQDWAMFEYQTGLFWVNQKYIKLL